The following proteins are encoded in a genomic region of Magnolia sinica isolate HGM2019 chromosome 1, MsV1, whole genome shotgun sequence:
- the LOC131244077 gene encoding glycerol-3-phosphate acyltransferase 9-like encodes MLNLYYAFLLSFIELFACRQSFTMHLLHLMTSWAVVCDVWYLEPQNLKPGETPIELAERVRDIISIRAGLKKVPWDRYLKYSRPGPKHTEQKQQIFTESVLRRLEEK; translated from the exons ATGTTAAATCTATATTATGCATTCTTATTGTCTTTCATTGAGCTATTTGCTTGCAGGCAATCATTTACAatgcatttgctccatcttatgaCATCATGGGCTGTTGTTTGTGACGTGTGGTACTTGGAACCTCAAAATCTAAAACCAGGCGAGACGCCAATAGAATTAGCAGAAAG AGTCAGGGACATAATATCTATTCGAGCTGGTCTTAAAAAGGTTCCTTGGGATAGATATCTGAAATACTCTCGTCCTGGTCCAAAGCACACTGAACAGAA GCAACAAATCTTCACAGAGTCGGTTCTGCGACGTCTcgaggaaaaatga